A genome region from Rissa tridactyla isolate bRisTri1 chromosome 18, bRisTri1.patW.cur.20221130, whole genome shotgun sequence includes the following:
- the TSSK3 gene encoding testis-specific serine/threonine-protein kinase 3, with product MEGFLLANGYQLGRTIGEGTYSKVKEAFSKKHRKKVAIKIIDKREMPEEFIHRFLPRELQIITRLDHRNIIRVHEMLESAEGKICLVMELAEDGDIFDYVLREGPLPETHARALFRQLVEAIEYCHSCGVAHRDLKCENALLQGHTLKLTDFGFAKLLPREGRELSWTFCGSTAYAAPEVLQGEPHDSCKGDVWSMGVLLYVLLCAHLPFDDTDIPKMLHEQQKGVSIPGHLGISKECQNLLEMLLEPDMTLRPSIEGVSRHPWLTNP from the exons ATGGAGGGGTTTTTACTTGCCAATGGCTACCAGCTGGGCAGGACCATTGGGGAGGGGACGTACTCCAAAGTGAAGGAGGCGTTTTCCAAAAAGCACCGGAAGAAAGtggcaattaaaataattgaTAAGAGAGAAATGCCAGAAG AGTTTATTCACCGATTCCTGCCCCGGGAGCTCCAGATCATCACACGCTTGGACCACAGGAACATCATCCGTGTGCACGAGATGCTGGAGTCAGCGGAGGGGAAGATCTGCCTCGTGATGGAGCTGGCGGAGGACGGGGACATCTTTGACTACGTGCTCCGCGAGGGGCCCCTGCCCGAGACCCACGCCAGGGCGCTTTTCCGCCAGTTGGTGGAGGCCATCGAGTACTGCCACAGCTGCGGGGTGGCCCACCGCGACCTCAAGTGCGAGAACGCCCTGCTGCAGGGCCACACCTTGAAGCTGACGGATTTTGGCTTCGCCAagctgctccccagggagggcCGGGAGCTGAGCTGGACCTTCTGCGGCAGCACGGCCTACGCCGCACCCGAGGTGCTGCAGGGCGAGCCCCACGACAGCTGCAAGGGCGACGTCTGGAGCATGGGCGTCCTCCTCTACGTCCTGCTCTGCGCCCACCTGCCCTTCGACGACACCGACATCCCCAAGATGCTGCACGAGCAGCAGAAAGGTGTCTCCATCCCTGGGCACCTGGGGATCTCCAAGGAGTGCCAGAACCTTCTGGAAATGCTCCTGGAACCAGACATGACCCTGAGACCCTCCATCGAGGGGGTCAGCAGACACCCATGGCTGACTAACCCCTGA